In a genomic window of Limibacillus sp.:
- a CDS encoding phosphoserine transaminase, which produces MSDPAGQPPKPTQRPRNPNFSSGPCSKRPGWSVADLESAFLGRSHRAKEGKARLAEVIERSRSLLGLPEDWRLGIVPASDTGAVEMAMWSLLGARGVDLLAWESFGKGWVTDAVKQLKLDDARVIEAAYGDICDLGALDGSRDLVFTFNGTTSGVRVPDDGLPPLGEGLRICDATSAAFAMPLPFDRLDVVTWSWQKVMGGEAAHGMLALSPRAVERLESYSPPWPLPKIFRLTKGGKLIEGVFKGETINTPSMLCVEDQLDSLKWGESIGGLPALVERSQANLRAVESWIADSEWAAFLAESPETRSSTSICLKIVDPWFESLDEGAQAGVPKALAGLLEKEGVAFD; this is translated from the coding sequence ATGAGCGATCCGGCGGGGCAGCCTCCCAAGCCCACGCAGCGTCCGCGCAATCCCAATTTCTCTTCAGGGCCCTGCAGCAAGCGCCCCGGCTGGTCGGTGGCGGATCTCGAGTCGGCCTTTCTGGGGCGCTCTCACCGCGCCAAGGAGGGCAAGGCCCGCCTCGCGGAGGTCATCGAGCGCTCGCGCAGCCTGCTGGGTCTGCCTGAGGACTGGCGTCTGGGCATTGTTCCGGCCTCCGACACCGGTGCGGTGGAGATGGCCATGTGGAGCCTTCTGGGCGCGCGCGGCGTGGACCTGCTGGCCTGGGAATCCTTCGGCAAGGGCTGGGTGACCGATGCGGTCAAGCAGTTGAAGCTGGACGACGCCCGCGTGATCGAAGCGGCCTACGGAGATATTTGTGATCTGGGCGCCCTCGATGGGTCGCGCGATCTGGTCTTTACCTTCAACGGCACCACCTCCGGCGTGCGCGTGCCCGATGACGGCCTGCCGCCGCTGGGCGAGGGTCTGCGCATCTGCGATGCGACGTCCGCGGCCTTCGCCATGCCTCTGCCCTTCGACCGGCTGGATGTGGTCACCTGGTCCTGGCAGAAGGTTATGGGCGGAGAGGCCGCGCACGGCATGCTCGCCTTGAGCCCGCGGGCGGTCGAGCGGCTGGAGAGCTACAGCCCGCCCTGGCCGCTGCCCAAGATCTTCCGCCTGACCAAGGGCGGCAAGCTCATCGAGGGGGTCTTCAAGGGGGAGACGATCAATACCCCTTCGATGCTTTGCGTGGAGGATCAGCTCGACAGTTTGAAATGGGGCGAGAGCATCGGCGGACTGCCCGCGTTGGTCGAGCGCTCCCAGGCGAACCTGCGCGCGGTCGAATCCTGGATCGCGGACAGCGAATGGGCGGCTTTCCTCGCCGAAAGCCCGGAGACGCGCTCTTCCACCTCGATCTGCCTGAAGATCGTCGATCCCTGGTTCGAGTCGCTGGATGAAGGAGCCCAGGCGGGCGTGCCCAAGGCCCTGGCCGGTCTGTTGGAAAAGGAAGGCGTGGCGTTCGACA
- the tilS gene encoding tRNA lysidine(34) synthetase TilS: MAEAPRPQARGLEERFAAAVSWLEAARGRRLGPSPRLAVGLSGGGDSLALTCLLSDWLRPRGGRLLALTVDHRLREGSRAEAEAAGKAATALGAEHRILTWRRAAVGPALQARARAARLELLEAACREAGVEALFLGHTLEDQAETFLLRLEASSDLPGLSGMAALRRRGAVELWRPLLGEGRQELRGFLLARGLTWSDDPSNEDPSFSRVRLRRLLPSLAEEGVTPALLAATARDLGLLRARLEPLIEERLTRTASLEPEGLLRLRREELLQGPEPLALWCLARAVTAIGGAPYQPRRDSLERLHEAVQAPDFPGATLGGCRILPRQGELLVFREAAGLPEPRSLEGQERLLWDGRFELTFSGAAKGFRLAPLGPDGWAALKQAEPALAAKVRARLPVEACHPLPALFDAAGLAALPALDCRRADLTQPLCLSSEFAPLNPLKHERFTVAPPERHIIY; encoded by the coding sequence ATGGCTGAAGCGCCGCGCCCGCAGGCCCGAGGACTGGAGGAGCGCTTCGCCGCGGCCGTCTCCTGGCTGGAGGCGGCCAGGGGACGTAGGCTCGGCCCGTCTCCACGGCTTGCCGTGGGGCTTTCGGGCGGCGGCGATTCCCTGGCGCTCACCTGTCTTCTGAGCGATTGGCTGCGGCCACGCGGCGGACGCCTTTTGGCCCTGACCGTCGATCACCGTCTGCGCGAAGGATCGCGCGCCGAAGCCGAGGCGGCGGGGAAGGCGGCGACCGCGCTGGGCGCGGAGCACCGCATCCTGACCTGGCGGCGCGCTGCCGTCGGTCCGGCTCTCCAGGCGCGGGCCCGGGCCGCGCGGCTCGAGCTTCTGGAAGCAGCCTGCCGGGAAGCGGGGGTTGAGGCGCTCTTTCTCGGCCACACGCTCGAAGATCAGGCGGAGACCTTCCTCCTGCGGCTGGAGGCGTCCAGCGACCTGCCTGGACTTTCCGGCATGGCGGCGCTGAGACGGCGGGGGGCGGTGGAGCTTTGGCGCCCGCTTCTGGGCGAAGGGCGTCAGGAGTTGCGAGGCTTCCTGCTGGCGCGCGGGCTGACCTGGAGCGACGACCCTTCCAACGAAGACCCCTCTTTCAGCCGCGTGCGTCTGCGCCGCCTGCTGCCGTCCCTTGCGGAAGAAGGCGTGACCCCGGCCCTGCTCGCCGCGACCGCGCGGGACCTCGGCCTGCTGCGCGCGCGTCTGGAGCCCCTCATCGAAGAGCGGTTGACGCGGACCGCGTCGCTTGAGCCGGAGGGTCTGCTGCGCTTGAGGCGCGAGGAGCTTCTCCAGGGGCCAGAACCGCTCGCGCTTTGGTGTCTGGCGCGGGCGGTGACGGCAATCGGCGGCGCGCCCTACCAGCCGCGCCGCGACTCCCTGGAGCGTCTCCATGAGGCGGTGCAGGCGCCCGACTTTCCGGGCGCCACGCTGGGGGGCTGCCGGATCCTGCCGAGGCAAGGCGAACTTCTGGTTTTCCGCGAGGCCGCAGGGCTGCCCGAGCCTCGAAGTCTCGAAGGGCAAGAACGCTTGTTGTGGGACGGGCGCTTTGAGCTGACCTTCTCCGGGGCTGCCAAAGGCTTTAGGCTGGCGCCCCTGGGGCCGGACGGCTGGGCCGCGCTGAAGCAAGCGGAACCCGCCTTGGCGGCGAAGGTCCGGGCGCGCCTGCCGGTGGAGGCCTGCCACCCCTTGCCAGCGCTTTTCGACGCTGCGGGACTGGCCGCTCTGCCGGCCTTGGACTGCCGCCGTGCCGATCTGACGCAGCCGCTTTGCTTGAGTTCGGAATTTGCGCCGTTAAATCCTTTGAAACATGAACGCTTTACAGTTGCCCCGCCCGAAAGGCACATTATCTATTGA
- a CDS encoding SLC13 family permease, whose product MPQEMILLAIVAATLALFAWGRLRYDMVALGALMAAVLTGLVPAGEAFAGFGHPAVITVASILIVSRSLERSGVVHGIGRALRPSRHFPALQVAALTGVTMMLSAFMNNVGALALMLPVAINAANASNRPPSQLLMPISFGSLLGGMTTLIGTPPNIIISTIRAERLGEPFKLFDFSPVGLCVVAVGLIYIGFLGWRLLPIRDKARETTTERFKIQDYITEVRLAEDSDFVGKRLVELETLAQSDLAVVALERRKDRMLAPSPYLRLQEGDLLVLETDPATLKRVLEPAGLELVGAPEPERSPLRSERVGLSEVVVTPGSRFEGRTVRNLRLHTAYGLNLLGVSRHGERVTTRLGQVRFQAGDVLLLQGESDAMPATFTLLGVLPLAERDLPETRNERLDWKPIAVFGAAVATLLAGLLPPQIAFVLAAMALVLIKNIRLREAYEAIDWPIIVLLGAMIPVGAAMESSGTAATITAPLLALKETLPPWAILALLMMVTMLLTDIMNNAATAVLMAPIGLAIAAGLGSNPDPFLMAVAVGASATFLTPIGHQSNLLVMGPGGYKFSDYWRMGAILDILLISVAVPVILLVWPL is encoded by the coding sequence ATGCCTCAAGAGATGATTCTTCTGGCGATCGTGGCCGCGACCCTGGCGCTGTTCGCGTGGGGACGCCTGCGCTACGACATGGTGGCGCTGGGCGCGCTCATGGCCGCCGTGCTGACCGGGCTGGTCCCGGCGGGCGAGGCCTTCGCCGGTTTCGGTCATCCGGCGGTGATCACGGTCGCCAGCATCCTGATCGTCTCGCGCAGCCTGGAGCGCAGCGGCGTGGTCCACGGAATCGGGCGGGCCCTGCGCCCCAGCCGCCATTTCCCGGCGCTGCAGGTGGCGGCGCTCACCGGCGTCACCATGATGCTCTCGGCCTTCATGAACAATGTCGGTGCGCTCGCCCTGATGTTGCCGGTCGCGATCAACGCCGCGAACGCCAGCAACCGACCGCCGAGCCAGCTCCTCATGCCGATCTCCTTCGGCTCGCTGCTGGGCGGGATGACCACCCTGATCGGCACGCCGCCGAACATCATCATCTCCACCATCCGGGCCGAGCGGCTGGGCGAACCCTTCAAGCTCTTCGATTTCTCTCCGGTCGGTCTCTGTGTCGTGGCGGTGGGCCTGATCTATATCGGCTTTCTCGGCTGGCGCCTTCTGCCGATCCGCGACAAGGCGCGCGAAACCACCACGGAGCGCTTCAAGATTCAGGACTACATCACCGAGGTGCGGCTCGCCGAGGACTCGGATTTCGTGGGCAAGCGGCTGGTCGAGTTGGAAACGCTGGCCCAGTCGGACCTGGCCGTGGTCGCGCTGGAACGGCGCAAGGACCGCATGCTGGCCCCCTCCCCTTACCTGCGTTTGCAGGAAGGCGACCTGCTGGTCCTGGAGACCGACCCCGCGACCCTCAAGCGGGTGCTGGAGCCAGCGGGCCTGGAGTTGGTCGGCGCGCCGGAGCCCGAGCGCAGCCCGCTGCGCAGTGAGCGCGTCGGCCTCAGCGAGGTGGTGGTGACGCCGGGGTCGCGCTTCGAGGGACGCACCGTTAGAAACCTTCGGCTTCACACCGCCTATGGCCTGAACCTCTTGGGCGTTTCGCGTCATGGCGAGCGCGTGACCACCCGGCTCGGTCAGGTGCGCTTCCAGGCCGGCGACGTCTTGCTGCTGCAAGGCGAGAGCGACGCCATGCCCGCGACCTTCACGCTGCTGGGCGTGCTGCCTTTGGCCGAGCGCGACCTGCCTGAAACCCGAAACGAAAGGCTGGACTGGAAGCCCATCGCGGTCTTCGGCGCGGCGGTCGCGACCCTGCTCGCCGGACTCCTGCCGCCCCAGATCGCCTTCGTGCTCGCGGCCATGGCGCTGGTGCTGATCAAGAACATCCGGCTGCGCGAGGCTTACGAGGCCATCGACTGGCCCATCATCGTACTGCTGGGCGCGATGATCCCGGTCGGCGCGGCCATGGAGTCCAGCGGGACCGCCGCGACCATCACGGCGCCTTTGCTGGCCTTGAAGGAAACGCTTCCGCCCTGGGCGATCCTGGCGCTTTTGATGATGGTCACGATGCTGCTGACCGACATCATGAACAACGCCGCCACCGCCGTCTTGATGGCGCCCATCGGGCTCGCCATCGCCGCGGGACTGGGCTCCAACCCGGACCCCTTCCTCATGGCCGTGGCGGTCGGCGCCTCGGCCACCTTCCTGACGCCCATCGGGCACCAGTCGAATCTGCTGGTCATGGGGCCCGGCGGCTACAAGTTCAGCGATTACTGGCGGATGGGCGCGATCCTCGACATCCTGCTGATCTCGGTCGCGGTGCCGGTGATCCTGCTGGTCTGGCCGCTCTAG
- the thiD gene encoding bifunctional hydroxymethylpyrimidine kinase/phosphomethylpyrimidine kinase, translating to MTDIHPGEKRGRVLIVAGSDSGGGAGIQADIKAVTALGGFAATAITALTAQNTKGVFGVQGVEPGFIRQQMLVVLEDIGADAIKTGMLHDVATIEAVTGVLEHLEQPIVADPVMVAQSGARLLEDNAVEALTARLLPLAAILTPNIPEAEVLSGIQIEDERGMQAAGEALLALGPKAVLVKGGHRAGEEMVDLLVTPSGTRRFADPRIDTQETHGTGCTLASAIATGLAQGMAVEDAVARARRYLRAALMAAPGFGEGQGPVGHGVTVRPFD from the coding sequence ATGACCGACATCCATCCGGGTGAAAAACGCGGCCGCGTCCTGATCGTCGCCGGGTCCGATTCCGGGGGCGGTGCGGGCATTCAGGCCGACATCAAGGCGGTGACGGCGCTGGGCGGCTTCGCGGCCACGGCGATCACGGCGCTCACGGCCCAGAACACCAAGGGGGTCTTCGGGGTCCAGGGCGTGGAACCCGGCTTCATCCGCCAGCAGATGCTGGTGGTGCTGGAGGACATCGGCGCCGACGCCATCAAGACCGGCATGCTGCACGACGTCGCGACCATCGAAGCAGTGACCGGGGTGCTGGAACATCTGGAACAGCCCATCGTGGCCGATCCGGTCATGGTGGCGCAGAGCGGCGCGCGCCTGCTCGAAGACAACGCCGTGGAGGCGCTGACCGCCCGCCTCCTGCCCCTGGCGGCGATCCTGACGCCCAACATTCCCGAGGCCGAGGTGCTGTCGGGCATCCAGATCGAGGATGAGCGCGGCATGCAGGCGGCTGGGGAGGCGCTGCTGGCGCTCGGCCCCAAGGCGGTGCTGGTCAAGGGCGGGCACCGGGCGGGAGAAGAGATGGTTGACCTGCTGGTCACCCCAAGCGGCACGCGGCGTTTCGCCGACCCGCGCATCGATACTCAGGAGACCCACGGCACCGGCTGCACCCTGGCCTCCGCCATCGCAACCGGGCTCGCCCAGGGCATGGCGGTCGAGGACGCGGTGGCCCGCGCGCGCCGCTATCTGCGCGCCGCGCTGATGGCCGCCCCCGGCTTCGGTGAGGGTCAGGGGCCGGTAGGCCACGGCGTCACCGTGCGGCCCTTTGACTGA
- the glmM gene encoding phosphoglucosamine mutase: protein MNAKRKLFGTDGIRGRANQEPITAELALALAMAAGSHHRGRHGLAVIGKDTRLSGYLLEPALTAGFIAVGMDVVLLGPLPTPAVGMLTRSLRADLGVVISASHNPFDDNGIKFFGPDGFKLSDEVEATIETRVEEGTESLRVDASDLGRARRLDDARGRYIEFVKQSLPRRQRLEGLKVVLDCAHGAAYAVAPAVLFELGAEVIAMGVTPDGTNINKDCGATAPQALSKRVVEEGADLGIALDGDADRVILVDEKGRVIDGDQVMGLIASRWLEAGLLKGGGVVATVMSNLGLQRHLENFGIGLERTPVGDRYVVERMRAGGFNLGGEQSGHIVMTDHSTTGDGLIAALQVLSALVASDKPASELLAVFDPVPQVLKNVKVTDRGVIDTPAFAEAVRAGEAALGRGGRLVIRPSGTEPLIRVMAEGDDPALVNEVVDGLIERIGTGA from the coding sequence ATGAACGCCAAGCGCAAACTCTTCGGCACCGACGGCATACGGGGCCGCGCCAACCAGGAGCCGATCACGGCCGAACTGGCGCTGGCGCTGGCCATGGCCGCGGGCTCGCACCACCGTGGCCGCCATGGGCTGGCCGTGATCGGCAAGGACACGCGGCTTTCCGGCTACCTGCTGGAACCCGCGCTGACGGCCGGCTTCATCGCGGTTGGGATGGACGTGGTGCTGCTGGGTCCGCTGCCGACGCCCGCCGTGGGGATGCTGACCCGCTCGCTGCGCGCCGACCTCGGCGTGGTGATCTCCGCGTCCCACAACCCCTTCGACGACAACGGCATCAAGTTTTTCGGGCCGGACGGGTTCAAGCTCTCGGACGAGGTCGAGGCCACCATCGAGACCCGCGTTGAAGAGGGCACCGAGAGCCTGAGGGTGGACGCCAGCGACCTGGGCCGCGCGCGCCGCCTGGACGACGCCCGTGGCCGCTATATCGAGTTCGTCAAGCAGAGCCTGCCGCGCCGTCAGCGCCTGGAGGGCTTGAAGGTCGTGCTCGACTGCGCCCATGGCGCGGCCTACGCGGTGGCGCCCGCCGTGCTCTTCGAGCTGGGTGCGGAGGTGATCGCCATGGGCGTCACCCCGGACGGCACCAACATCAACAAGGATTGCGGCGCCACCGCGCCCCAGGCGCTTTCAAAACGCGTCGTCGAAGAGGGCGCGGACCTCGGCATCGCGCTGGACGGCGACGCCGACCGGGTCATCCTGGTCGACGAGAAGGGCCGGGTGATCGACGGCGACCAGGTCATGGGCCTCATCGCCTCGCGCTGGCTGGAGGCGGGCTTGCTGAAGGGCGGCGGGGTCGTGGCCACGGTCATGTCCAACCTCGGCCTGCAACGCCATCTGGAGAACTTCGGCATCGGGCTGGAGCGCACGCCGGTCGGCGACCGCTATGTGGTGGAGCGCATGCGCGCGGGCGGCTTCAACCTCGGCGGCGAACAGTCCGGCCACATCGTCATGACCGATCACTCCACCACCGGTGACGGGTTGATCGCGGCGCTTCAGGTGCTCTCCGCGCTGGTCGCGTCGGACAAGCCGGCGAGCGAGCTGCTCGCGGTCTTCGACCCGGTGCCCCAGGTGCTGAAGAACGTGAAGGTGACGGATCGCGGGGTCATCGACACCCCCGCCTTCGCCGAGGCGGTCCGCGCGGGCGAGGCGGCGCTGGGCCGGGGCGGCCGTCTGGTGATACGGCCCTCCGGCACCGAGCCGCTGATCCGGGTCATGGCCGAGGGCGACGATCCGGCCCTGGTCAACGAGGTGGTCGACGGCCTGATCGAGCGCATCGGGACGGGGGCATGA
- a CDS encoding MaoC family dehydratase — protein MTLYFEDFTVGRRFTTLGCTITEAQILDFAFTYDPQPFHLDKTAPDNPFGGLIASGFQTLLIGFRMFYQANIINACNTASPGMDEVRWLKPVYPEDTLHVEAEVLEQTPSSSKPDRGRVILAYSVVNQEGEPVMTFKIIHIFRRRPEDSAA, from the coding sequence ATGACGCTCTATTTTGAAGACTTCACGGTCGGTCGCCGCTTCACCACGCTGGGCTGCACCATCACCGAAGCGCAGATCCTGGATTTCGCCTTCACCTACGATCCGCAGCCCTTCCATCTGGACAAGACGGCCCCGGACAATCCCTTCGGCGGGTTGATCGCCAGCGGCTTCCAGACGCTGCTGATCGGCTTTCGGATGTTCTATCAGGCCAACATCATCAATGCCTGCAACACCGCCTCTCCGGGCATGGACGAAGTGCGCTGGCTGAAGCCGGTCTATCCCGAGGACACGCTGCACGTCGAGGCTGAGGTTTTGGAGCAGACGCCCTCCAGCAGCAAGCCCGACCGGGGCAGGGTCATCCTGGCCTACAGCGTCGTCAATCAGGAGGGCGAGCCGGTCATGACCTTCAAGATCATCCACATCTTCCGACGCCGGCCCGAGGACAGCGCAGCCTAG
- the folP gene encoding dihydropteroate synthase, translating into MAETSEQNLSASVILTPLGLDLADSLPPTAQRLAGGNRGFTAVEVRIWDGARVSLKETVTADALLPWASTQAPRHLEAIEAALARLTAPRADFAGVQMDRACLMGVINVTPDSFSDGGDHLDAERAIEAGLAMREAGADLLDVGGESTRPGADPVPLEEELKRVLPVIEGLAKEGALVSVDTRHAEVMRAAREAGAAVLNDVTALQGEPGSLRAAAESGLPVVLMHMQGEPQTMQKDPRYEDCLSEVYAFLETRIAAAEAEGIPRQRIAVDPGIGFGKTIEHNLELLRGLGAFHGLGCPILLGVSRKRFIGRLSRDEPAKERGPGSIACALTGRSRGAQIFRVHDLAETRQAMTLFSVIEGMEPPPAKLL; encoded by the coding sequence ATGGCCGAGACCTCTGAGCAAAACCTTTCGGCAAGCGTGATCCTGACCCCTTTGGGCCTGGACCTCGCGGACTCGCTGCCGCCGACCGCCCAGCGGCTTGCGGGCGGGAACCGGGGCTTCACCGCCGTGGAGGTGCGGATCTGGGATGGCGCGCGGGTTTCGCTGAAGGAGACCGTGACCGCCGACGCCCTGCTTCCCTGGGCCTCGACGCAGGCCCCCCGGCATCTGGAGGCGATCGAGGCGGCTTTGGCCCGGCTCACCGCGCCTCGCGCGGACTTCGCCGGCGTCCAGATGGACCGCGCCTGCCTCATGGGCGTGATCAACGTCACCCCCGACAGCTTTTCCGATGGCGGAGACCACCTGGACGCCGAACGGGCGATCGAAGCCGGGCTCGCCATGCGCGAGGCCGGGGCCGACCTGCTGGACGTGGGCGGAGAGTCGACCCGGCCCGGCGCCGATCCGGTCCCCCTGGAAGAGGAGCTGAAGCGCGTCCTGCCGGTGATCGAAGGCTTGGCGAAGGAGGGCGCCCTTGTCTCCGTCGACACCCGCCATGCCGAGGTGATGCGCGCGGCCAGGGAGGCCGGCGCGGCGGTCTTGAACGACGTCACTGCTCTTCAGGGTGAGCCCGGCTCGCTGCGCGCCGCGGCTGAAAGCGGGCTGCCCGTGGTCCTGATGCACATGCAGGGCGAGCCCCAGACCATGCAGAAGGACCCGCGCTACGAGGACTGCCTCAGCGAGGTCTACGCCTTTCTTGAAACCCGGATCGCCGCGGCCGAGGCGGAGGGAATCCCGAGGCAGCGGATCGCCGTCGATCCCGGCATTGGGTTCGGCAAGACGATCGAGCATAACCTTGAGCTGCTGCGCGGCCTGGGGGCCTTTCACGGCCTCGGCTGCCCGATCCTGCTGGGTGTCAGCCGCAAGCGCTTCATCGGGCGTTTGAGCCGCGACGAGCCCGCCAAGGAGCGCGGCCCCGGCTCCATCGCCTGCGCGCTCACCGGTCGCTCGCGCGGCGCGCAGATCTTCCGGGTCCACGATCTGGCGGAAACGCGGCAGGCCATGACGCTCTTTTCAGTGATCGAGGGAATGGAGCCGCCGCCTGCAAAGCTGCTATAA
- the ftsH gene encoding ATP-dependent zinc metalloprotease FtsH, producing MNFSRNAALWIVIILLLFTLFSVFQGAGTGTPQQQLAYSDFMNRVDTGEVRDVLIQGDRVSGTFTDGTSFQTYAPPNDSSLVDQLMSNGVRVQASPEETQSTLMTILISWFPMLLLIAVWIFFMRQMQSGSGKAMGFGKSRARLLTEKTGRVTFEDVAGIEEAKQELEEIVEFLRDPQKFQRLGGRIPKGVLLVGPPGTGKTLLARAIAGEANVPFFTISGSDFVEMFVGVGASRVRDMFEQGKKNAPCIIFIDEIDAVGRHRGAGLGGGNDEREQTLNQLLVEMDGFESNEGVILIAATNRPDVLDPALLRPGRFDRQVVVPNPDVLGREQILRVHMRKVPLAPDVDARVVARGTPGFSGADLANLVNEAALIAARAGKRVVTQADFENAKDKVLMGAERRSMVMTDEEKELTAYHEAGHALVGLFVPGNDPLHKVTIIPRGRALGVTMNLPERDRYGYKRNEITAKLAMMFGGRVAEEIIYGPANVTTGAGNDIQQATNLARRMVTEWGMSEKLGPLRYEENQEEVFLGHSVARSQSVSEATSQLIDEEIRSIIDEAETKAKEVLNEHLDDLHAVTKGLLEYETLSGDEVRALIRGETIDRSGPGDAAAGGSSSGRRASVPSSGKSKGGDAGGLSPEPQPGS from the coding sequence GTGAATTTTAGCCGCAACGCCGCTCTTTGGATCGTCATCATCCTATTGCTTTTCACGCTTTTCAGCGTGTTTCAGGGTGCCGGCACCGGGACGCCGCAACAGCAGCTCGCCTATTCCGACTTCATGAACCGCGTCGACACCGGTGAGGTGCGCGATGTGTTGATTCAGGGCGACCGCGTCTCAGGAACCTTCACCGACGGGACCTCTTTCCAGACCTATGCGCCGCCCAATGACTCCTCGCTGGTTGACCAGTTGATGAGCAACGGGGTGCGCGTCCAGGCGTCGCCGGAAGAGACTCAGTCGACCCTGATGACCATACTCATCTCCTGGTTCCCGATGTTGCTGCTGATCGCCGTGTGGATTTTCTTCATGCGGCAGATGCAGTCCGGGTCCGGCAAGGCCATGGGCTTCGGCAAGTCGCGGGCGCGCCTGCTGACCGAGAAGACCGGGCGCGTCACCTTCGAGGACGTCGCCGGCATCGAAGAGGCCAAGCAGGAGCTGGAGGAGATCGTCGAGTTCCTGCGCGACCCGCAGAAGTTCCAGCGCCTCGGCGGACGCATCCCCAAGGGCGTGCTGCTGGTCGGCCCTCCGGGTACCGGTAAGACGCTTCTGGCCCGCGCCATCGCCGGCGAGGCCAATGTGCCCTTCTTCACCATTTCCGGCTCCGACTTCGTGGAGATGTTCGTGGGCGTCGGCGCGAGCCGCGTGCGCGACATGTTCGAGCAGGGCAAGAAGAACGCCCCCTGCATCATCTTCATCGACGAGATCGACGCCGTCGGCCGTCATCGCGGCGCCGGTCTCGGCGGCGGCAATGACGAGCGGGAGCAGACCCTCAACCAGTTGCTGGTCGAGATGGACGGCTTCGAGTCCAACGAGGGCGTGATCCTGATCGCTGCCACAAACCGTCCGGACGTGCTGGACCCCGCGCTGCTGCGCCCGGGCCGCTTCGACCGTCAGGTGGTGGTGCCCAATCCCGATGTGCTGGGCCGTGAACAGATCCTGCGCGTTCACATGCGCAAGGTGCCCCTGGCTCCCGATGTGGACGCCCGCGTGGTTGCGCGCGGCACGCCGGGCTTCTCCGGCGCCGACCTCGCCAACCTGGTCAACGAAGCGGCTCTCATCGCCGCGCGCGCGGGCAAGCGCGTGGTGACCCAGGCGGACTTCGAGAACGCCAAGGACAAGGTCCTGATGGGCGCGGAGCGCCGCTCCATGGTCATGACCGACGAGGAGAAGGAGCTGACCGCCTATCACGAGGCGGGGCACGCCCTGGTGGGCCTCTTCGTGCCGGGCAACGATCCGCTCCATAAGGTGACGATCATCCCGCGCGGCCGCGCGCTGGGTGTCACCATGAACCTGCCCGAGCGGGACCGTTACGGCTATAAGCGCAACGAGATCACCGCGAAGCTGGCCATGATGTTCGGCGGCCGCGTCGCCGAGGAGATCATCTACGGTCCGGCCAACGTGACCACCGGTGCGGGCAACGACATCCAGCAGGCGACCAACCTCGCGCGCCGCATGGTGACCGAGTGGGGCATGAGCGAGAAGCTCGGCCCGCTGCGCTATGAGGAGAACCAGGAAGAGGTCTTCCTGGGGCACTCCGTGGCGCGTTCCCAGAGCGTCTCCGAGGCGACCTCGCAGCTGATCGACGAAGAGATCCGCAGCATCATCGACGAGGCCGAGACCAAGGCCAAGGAAGTGCTGAACGAACATCTCGACGACCTGCACGCCGTGACCAAGGGTCTGTTGGAGTACGAGACGCTTTCGGGCGACGAGGTTCGCGCGCTGATCCGCGGCGAGACCATCGACCGCTCAGGTCCTGGCGACGCCGCTGCCGGCGGGTCTTCCAGCGGCCGCCGCGCCTCCGTGCCCTCCAGCGGCAAGTCCAAGGGCGGCGACGCCGGCGGCCTGTCACCGGAGCCGCAGCCGGGAAGCTGA